One Gammaproteobacteria bacterium CG11_big_fil_rev_8_21_14_0_20_46_22 genomic window carries:
- the tsaB gene encoding tRNA (adenosine(37)-N6)-threonylcarbamoyltransferase complex dimerization subunit type 1 TsaB, with the protein MNLLALHTAYQDTLVVLSVNGQQFSASIHEPREQTRQLLPKVDGLLKQANLSLTSLDALAMSHGPGSFVGLRLAASFCQSIAYALKLPIATFSTLQLLAQAAYRTYGAEEVAVCLNAYMGELYVGHYRQKAGIMQPVQADCLLKPQDLLLPDCLCVGNGLDTLDEKTHNALPITILADDLLSLAQQAPRVSASDLKLSYLRGRSAWQTSFKE; encoded by the coding sequence ATGAATCTATTAGCGCTGCACACTGCGTATCAAGACACTCTGGTTGTATTGAGCGTGAACGGCCAACAATTTTCTGCAAGCATTCATGAGCCACGCGAGCAAACGCGCCAGTTATTGCCTAAGGTTGATGGCTTGCTCAAGCAGGCCAATCTTTCTTTAACTTCGCTGGATGCTTTAGCCATGTCCCATGGGCCAGGCAGTTTTGTGGGTTTGCGTTTGGCGGCGTCTTTTTGCCAATCCATTGCGTATGCCTTGAAGCTGCCGATTGCGACATTCTCTACCTTGCAGTTGTTAGCGCAGGCGGCTTACCGCACCTATGGGGCTGAGGAAGTGGCGGTGTGTTTGAATGCGTATATGGGTGAGCTTTATGTTGGCCACTATAGGCAAAAGGCGGGTATTATGCAGCCGGTTCAGGCTGATTGTTTGCTTAAGCCACAAGACCTGCTGCTGCCAGATTGTCTGTGTGTGGGTAATGGGCTTGACACTTTGGATGAAAAAACACACAATGCACTTCCTATCACCATCCTAGCAGACGATCTTCTCAGTCTTGCGCAACAAGCGCCTAGAGTGTCTGCCAGTGATTTAAAGCTTTCTTATTTGCGTGGCCGTTCGGCTTGGCAAACTTCATTTAAGGAATAA
- a CDS encoding thioesterase has protein sequence MNLIFRLIITIFRAFLCKKTPVLRAASLYFRVLPTDCDINFHMTNSRYLSFLDLGRIYLTGTKKNLLQTVFKERWQPVVTGVDIKYIKAIKPFAKVRLKTRLMTWDERNIYMEQRFIICGKTHAIALVQGAFIKKGQRVPMQDILSLCGEPNLPAPIPSIALKHWLMFQAERKQ, from the coding sequence ATGAATTTAATTTTCCGCTTGATCATTACTATTTTCCGTGCTTTTCTGTGCAAGAAAACCCCTGTATTACGTGCTGCAAGTTTGTATTTTCGTGTGTTACCCACGGATTGCGACATCAATTTTCACATGACTAACTCGCGTTATTTGTCGTTTCTCGATTTGGGCCGTATTTACTTGACGGGCACTAAGAAAAATCTCTTGCAAACGGTGTTTAAAGAGCGCTGGCAGCCGGTGGTGACAGGTGTGGATATTAAATATATTAAGGCCATCAAGCCGTTTGCAAAAGTGCGGCTGAAAACACGGCTGATGACCTGGGATGAGCGGAATATCTATATGGAACAGCGCTTTATTATTTGTGGTAAAACGCACGCCATTGCCTTGGTTCAGGGGGCTTTTATTAAGAAAGGACAGCGTGTGCCCATGCAAGACATTTTATCGCTGTGTGGCGAGCCAAACTTGCCGGCGCCTATCCCATCGATCGCTTTAAAGCATTGGTTGATGTTTCAGGCTGAGAGAAAACAATAG
- a CDS encoding choloylglycine hydrolase, with amino-acid sequence MKKFRLSCLALAGIGLAALSFQSQACSRFTYTGQNNLVITGRSMDWMSDVQTNLWALPAGLHRVGATGPHPLKWTSRYGSVVAAVYDMGTADGMNTAGLDANLLYLANTQFPANKSGLPNLDVLNWVQYMLDNYATVDQAVKDFSKKKFNMLAPMLPGNHYPSVHLALTDKSGDNAIFEYVHGKLIIHHGKQYKVMTNEPDYDQQLALNDYWQSLKGSFLPGTTRPEDRYVRASYYLGEAPQTNNTQMALATVFSIIRNVSTPYGARASKDHPNIAPTLWVSVADLKDGVYYFQNTNRPNVFWVDLSKLDLKKGAPVKRLALAGGEVYAGDASDQFVAANSQ; translated from the coding sequence ATGAAAAAGTTTCGTTTATCTTGTTTGGCGCTGGCTGGTATCGGCTTGGCGGCCCTGTCATTTCAGTCGCAAGCCTGCAGTCGCTTTACGTACACGGGTCAAAATAACCTGGTCATCACCGGGCGATCCATGGATTGGATGAGCGATGTGCAGACCAATTTGTGGGCTTTACCGGCCGGTCTTCACCGCGTTGGCGCCACTGGCCCGCATCCGCTAAAGTGGACGTCACGCTATGGTAGTGTTGTGGCTGCTGTTTATGATATGGGCACCGCCGATGGTATGAATACTGCGGGGCTTGATGCCAATTTGTTGTATTTGGCTAACACGCAATTTCCCGCGAATAAGTCGGGCCTTCCTAATTTAGATGTGCTCAATTGGGTGCAGTACATGCTGGATAATTACGCCACGGTTGATCAGGCGGTAAAAGATTTTTCCAAGAAAAAATTTAATATGCTCGCGCCCATGTTGCCGGGTAATCATTACCCTTCTGTGCATTTGGCTCTGACGGATAAAAGCGGTGATAATGCGATTTTTGAGTATGTTCACGGCAAATTAATCATACATCATGGTAAGCAATACAAGGTTATGACCAATGAGCCGGACTATGATCAACAACTTGCTCTGAATGATTATTGGCAAAGCTTGAAAGGTAGTTTTTTGCCGGGCACCACGCGGCCTGAAGATCGCTATGTGCGCGCCAGTTATTATTTGGGTGAGGCGCCACAAACGAACAATACACAAATGGCCTTGGCAACGGTGTTTTCAATTATTCGCAATGTTTCAACCCCGTATGGTGCGCGCGCCTCAAAAGACCACCCGAATATTGCGCCAACTTTGTGGGTGAGCGTGGCAGATTTGAAAGACGGGGTGTACTACTTTCAAAATACAAACCGCCCGAATGTGTTCTGGGTCGATTTAAGCAAGTTGGATTTGAAGAAAGGCGCACCGGTTAAGAGGCTTGCTTTAGCCGGCGGTGAAGTCTATGCCGGCGATGCCAGTGATCAGTTTGTTGCGGCAAACAGTCAATAA
- a CDS encoding ferredoxin yields the protein MAFIVLESCIKCKYTDCVEVCPVDCFYEGPNMLVINPEECIDCALCEPECPVEAIVSEDDLPEKYQKYVDLNRRLSEKWPNITERKDPPSDAHDWDEVKNKIQYLEDAGSELSDLGIDHE from the coding sequence ATGGCGTTTATCGTTTTAGAGTCCTGCATTAAATGTAAATACACTGATTGTGTTGAAGTTTGCCCGGTGGATTGCTTTTACGAAGGCCCCAATATGTTGGTGATCAACCCAGAAGAGTGTATTGATTGCGCTTTGTGCGAACCAGAGTGCCCCGTTGAGGCGATTGTCTCTGAAGATGATTTGCCAGAAAAATATCAGAAGTATGTGGATCTTAATCGGCGCCTATCTGAAAAATGGCCGAATATTACTGAGCGTAAAGATCCGCCTTCAGATGCTCACGATTGGGATGAAGTGAAAAACAAAATTCAATACCTTGAAGATGCTGGCTCAGAGCTTAGTGATCTCGGTATAGATCACGAATGA
- a CDS encoding MerR family transcriptional regulator translates to MKTWYAKALSEMTNVSVRTLHHYDKIGLLKPSERRANGYRVYSEADLSKLQRIIALKFFGFELSKIKVLLESDVDVIQHLRLQADYLKQEAHALNEASHVLDRMISECSNDKSISWQKSLELIEVYQMTKHIEHEWVREVLNQEELAQYAKFEKSLDERFTKEEHAKFEKDWAALVEEIKQHVNQDPTSKKAVALAKHCMDMVDELYGREFAGLRTALWEKGMKQGKDQGEHGLSPELAAWLDKAIEAYWLERVFTILNQVGVNTPKHLREDWQEIIDEMFGDYQQGIDEFMDQLVADKRLSKAQRDWLLN, encoded by the coding sequence ATGAAAACATGGTACGCAAAAGCGCTGAGTGAGATGACTAATGTATCAGTAAGAACATTGCATCATTACGACAAAATTGGTCTATTGAAGCCATCAGAGCGGCGAGCCAATGGCTATCGCGTTTACTCCGAAGCTGATTTATCAAAATTACAAAGGATTATTGCTTTAAAATTTTTTGGCTTTGAGCTTTCTAAAATCAAAGTATTATTAGAGAGCGATGTTGATGTAATTCAACATTTGCGGCTGCAAGCTGATTATTTAAAACAAGAGGCTCACGCGCTCAATGAGGCAAGTCATGTCTTAGATCGTATGATATCTGAATGTAGCAATGATAAATCAATATCATGGCAAAAATCATTGGAACTAATAGAGGTATATCAAATGACAAAACACATTGAACATGAATGGGTACGCGAAGTACTTAATCAAGAAGAGCTTGCGCAATATGCAAAATTCGAAAAAAGCTTAGATGAGCGATTCACAAAAGAAGAGCATGCAAAATTTGAAAAAGATTGGGCGGCGCTTGTAGAAGAAATAAAGCAACATGTCAATCAAGACCCAACATCAAAAAAAGCGGTTGCTTTAGCAAAACACTGTATGGATATGGTCGACGAGCTTTATGGCCGTGAATTCGCGGGGTTGCGCACTGCACTTTGGGAAAAAGGTATGAAGCAAGGAAAAGATCAAGGTGAACATGGACTATCCCCTGAACTTGCTGCTTGGCTTGATAAAGCAATTGAAGCTTATTGGCTTGAAAGAGTTTTTACTATTCTCAATCAAGTTGGCGTCAACACACCAAAGCATTTGCGTGAAGACTGGCAAGAGATAATTGATGAAATGTTTGGTGATTATCAACAAGGCATCGATGAATTTATGGACCAACTTGTTGCTGATAAACGCTTGTCAAAAGCACAACGTGATTGGTTATTAAATTAG
- a CDS encoding tRNA 2-thiocytidine(32) synthetase TtcA translates to MANIEKLEKKLLHYTGKAIADYALIQHGDRILVCLSGGKDSYTMLWLLRKLQLRAKIRFEITAFTLDQGQPGWHDEGLRSWLKNHQIEHVIHSEDTYSIVTDKIPENKTYCSLCSRLRRGIIYRYAKDHGFNKIALGHHRDDLINTLLMSIFYNGEIKSMPPKLLSDDQSHIVIRPLVYCQEADIAEFAKLMAFPIIPCNLCGSQENLARQRTAALVKALAKDNPKIPSNILHALGSVKPSQLMDKKLWDFNTLEAKQDQPAEATEFPLVFMKREPAPSEN, encoded by the coding sequence ATGGCTAACATCGAAAAACTTGAAAAAAAACTGCTCCACTACACCGGCAAAGCGATCGCCGACTACGCATTAATACAGCACGGAGACCGCATTCTGGTCTGCCTATCGGGTGGCAAAGACTCATACACCATGCTCTGGCTGCTCCGTAAGCTTCAATTGCGGGCAAAAATTCGCTTTGAGATCACCGCCTTCACACTAGACCAAGGCCAACCTGGCTGGCACGATGAGGGCTTGAGAAGTTGGCTGAAAAATCACCAAATCGAACACGTCATTCACAGTGAAGACACCTACTCTATCGTGACTGACAAAATACCCGAGAACAAAACCTACTGCTCTTTGTGTTCACGCCTACGCCGCGGCATCATCTATCGTTATGCCAAAGACCATGGCTTTAACAAAATCGCCCTGGGCCATCACCGCGATGACTTAATCAACACCCTACTGATGTCGATTTTTTACAATGGCGAAATCAAGTCGATGCCACCCAAACTTTTAAGCGACGACCAGTCCCACATTGTCATTCGCCCTCTGGTTTATTGCCAAGAAGCCGATATCGCCGAATTTGCAAAGCTAATGGCCTTTCCGATTATTCCGTGCAACTTATGCGGTTCACAAGAAAATTTAGCCCGCCAGCGCACCGCAGCCCTGGTCAAAGCACTTGCTAAAGACAATCCCAAAATCCCAAGCAATATTTTGCATGCGCTGGGCAGCGTCAAACCAAGCCAACTTATGGACAAAAAACTCTGGGACTTCAACACGCTTGAAGCCAAGCAGGATCAACCCGCCGAAGCCACAGAGTTTCCCTTGGTGTTCATGAAACGCGAGCCCGCGCCTTCAGAAAATTAG
- a CDS encoding MFS transporter has protein sequence MQKDRLLGMLPLFLVIAIDSMGLGILFPILSSMFIDVHSSFLAANTSSFMRELLYGVVIGIYMIAWFFGAAILGDISDTLGRKKSLLICLFGAAIGYGLSGLAFVFHSVAILIVGRVIAGFTAGSQPIAQAAVVDMSSEKHKARNIGLVLLAVSLGFVLGPLLGGFFSDTNLVSWFHFSTPMYVAAVLSLANMAVLALSFKETHINTERLRIRLHYAIQIFIEAFRHKKIRYLSLILLIFISGWGEYFGFISQFLLRAYHYTPLRVSLFMAVMAVGFSVGFAVIVDWCANRFDMRRTILVMLVLASLFSLLTIVLPYHLAAWVLTFFIGVTVATAYSLLITAFSNLVSESEQGWVMGVTNAIMALSFGVTTFFSGFAANMSPAAPIWWAFGGMLISGGLMLFARLT, from the coding sequence ATGCAAAAAGACCGCTTGCTTGGCATGTTGCCTTTGTTCTTGGTCATAGCCATCGATAGTATGGGTCTTGGGATTTTGTTTCCCATTTTGAGCAGTATGTTTATTGATGTGCACTCAAGCTTTTTAGCCGCGAACACTTCAAGCTTTATGCGCGAGCTGCTCTATGGTGTGGTCATTGGTATTTACATGATTGCTTGGTTTTTTGGCGCGGCGATTCTGGGTGATATTTCTGATACCTTGGGTCGTAAAAAATCATTGCTGATTTGCCTGTTCGGTGCGGCGATTGGTTATGGCTTGTCGGGCCTTGCGTTTGTATTTCATAGCGTGGCCATCCTTATTGTTGGTCGTGTGATTGCAGGTTTCACAGCGGGTAGTCAGCCTATTGCGCAAGCGGCTGTGGTTGATATGAGCAGTGAAAAGCATAAGGCTAGAAACATCGGTTTGGTGTTGCTGGCGGTATCTTTGGGCTTTGTGCTGGGTCCTTTGCTCGGAGGGTTTTTCTCCGATACGAACTTGGTGTCATGGTTTCATTTCTCAACACCGATGTACGTCGCCGCTGTGTTGTCTTTGGCTAACATGGCTGTGCTCGCGCTATCATTTAAAGAAACACATATCAATACCGAACGTTTGCGTATACGCTTGCACTACGCGATTCAAATCTTTATTGAGGCGTTTAGACATAAAAAAATTCGTTACTTATCGTTAATCCTTTTGATTTTTATCTCGGGCTGGGGCGAATACTTTGGCTTCATTTCTCAATTTTTGTTGCGTGCCTATCATTACACGCCGTTGCGTGTCTCCTTGTTTATGGCGGTGATGGCTGTGGGCTTTAGTGTGGGGTTTGCTGTGATTGTCGATTGGTGTGCTAATCGTTTTGATATGCGCCGCACGATTTTGGTCATGTTGGTTTTGGCGAGTTTGTTTTCATTGCTGACGATTGTGTTGCCTTATCATCTTGCGGCGTGGGTGTTGACCTTTTTCATTGGTGTTACTGTCGCGACAGCCTATTCTTTGTTGATCACAGCGTTTTCAAATTTGGTCAGTGAGTCTGAGCAAGGTTGGGTCATGGGGGTGACGAATGCCATCATGGCGCTATCTTTTGGTGTGACTACGTTTTTCAGTGGCTTCGCTGCGAATATGTCGCCTGCCGCACCGATTTGGTGGGCTTTTGGTGGGATGCTGATCTCTGGTGGTTTGATGCTCTTTGCGCGCCTTACCTAA
- a CDS encoding GTP cyclohydrolase, whose protein sequence is MCGGYLAGELVRRLCASEQCSACGQGGVLMFVVELTYKQSLALVDQYIDEHKDFLAKAFSQGFLVASGPKPDRSGGVIIVDMDDQLACKDWVEQDPFYLADLIDYRLIAFTPSRRS, encoded by the coding sequence ATGTGTGGAGGCTATCTTGCAGGTGAGCTTGTACGCCGGCTTTGCGCGAGTGAGCAATGCTCTGCGTGTGGCCAAGGAGGTGTTCTAATGTTCGTCGTTGAATTAACGTATAAACAATCGCTTGCATTGGTTGATCAATACATTGATGAGCACAAAGACTTTTTGGCAAAAGCGTTTTCGCAAGGTTTCTTGGTGGCGTCTGGGCCAAAGCCTGACCGTAGTGGTGGGGTGATTATTGTTGATATGGATGATCAGTTAGCGTGCAAAGACTGGGTGGAGCAAGATCCTTTTTATCTGGCTGACCTCATCGATTACCGCTTGATTGCTTTTACACCTTCAAGAAGGTCTTGA
- a CDS encoding glyoxalase has translation MPIKAKPDQYHTITPYIVVEDAEPYIEFLSRAFAAQHTECVRHPDGKIGHAEVRIDDSTLMIGSKENAAPPSNLFYLYVDDTDAAYEKALSCGAKSLMEPKNQFYGDRNALIEDPFGIQWCIATHVEDVGKEELDQRSKAYYEEKNKA, from the coding sequence ATGCCAATCAAGGCCAAACCCGACCAATATCACACGATCACGCCCTACATTGTTGTTGAAGACGCCGAACCTTATATAGAATTCTTAAGCCGTGCTTTTGCGGCACAGCATACGGAGTGTGTTCGCCATCCTGACGGTAAAATTGGCCACGCCGAAGTAAGAATCGATGATTCAACCCTCATGATTGGTTCTAAAGAAAATGCCGCGCCACCGTCTAATTTGTTTTACTTGTATGTTGATGACACGGATGCGGCCTACGAAAAAGCGCTAAGCTGTGGCGCAAAGTCATTAATGGAGCCCAAAAACCAATTTTACGGCGACCGAAATGCGCTCATTGAGGATCCCTTTGGCATTCAATGGTGCATTGCGACACACGTTGAAGACGTGGGCAAAGAAGAGCTCGACCAGCGCTCAAAAGCCTACTACGAAGAAAAGAATAAAGCCTGA
- a CDS encoding ATPase gives MFTRNLQKPLTFNKSFFLFGPRGSGKTQWLKSNLPDALYFDLLKAKWRNVFLADPGELEKSIPKDFSGWIVLDEVQKVPSILDEVHRLIETYGYKFVLIGSSARKLKQKEVNLLAGRARTYHLYPLIAAELGDAFDAKKYLSVGGLPEAYLSDDPDEFLQGYISTYLYEEILQESLVRNLEGFARFLQSASLVQGNVLNVSDVARDCAVKQKTVANYFSLLDDLLMSFHLPAFTRRAKRRLIQHPKFYLFDVGVYRAVRPRGLLDSPEEIDGAALETVFLQHIRAINDYFSLAYQVNYWRTSDGKEVDFVLYGEKGFFAFEIKRSSKINRSDLSGLKAFKKDYPEAKCYVVYGGHEQEYKDNFTLLPLAYALENLVDILNE, from the coding sequence ATGTTTACGAGAAACCTGCAGAAACCTTTAACATTTAATAAAAGCTTTTTTTTGTTTGGGCCACGAGGCTCTGGCAAAACACAATGGTTAAAAAGCAATTTACCTGATGCCCTGTACTTTGATTTGCTGAAAGCAAAATGGCGCAATGTGTTTTTAGCTGATCCTGGTGAGTTGGAAAAATCGATTCCTAAAGATTTTAGCGGCTGGATTGTTTTAGATGAAGTTCAAAAGGTGCCGAGTATTTTGGATGAAGTGCATCGCTTGATTGAAACTTATGGATATAAATTTGTTTTAATAGGATCAAGTGCCAGAAAATTAAAACAAAAAGAGGTCAACTTATTAGCGGGTCGAGCGCGCACCTATCATCTGTACCCTTTAATTGCAGCTGAGTTGGGTGATGCATTCGACGCTAAAAAATATTTATCGGTAGGCGGCTTGCCGGAGGCATATTTGAGCGATGACCCAGATGAGTTCTTGCAGGGCTATATTTCAACCTATCTCTATGAGGAGATTTTGCAAGAAAGTTTGGTGCGTAATTTAGAAGGTTTTGCGCGATTTTTACAAAGTGCGAGTTTGGTTCAAGGTAATGTCTTGAATGTGTCAGATGTTGCGCGCGACTGTGCTGTTAAACAAAAAACGGTCGCAAATTATTTCTCACTGCTTGATGATTTGCTGATGAGCTTTCATTTGCCTGCATTCACTCGGCGTGCAAAACGTCGCTTGATTCAGCACCCTAAATTTTATTTGTTTGATGTCGGGGTTTATCGTGCTGTTCGTCCACGTGGGTTGCTCGATTCGCCAGAAGAGATTGATGGCGCTGCACTTGAAACGGTTTTCTTGCAACACATAAGGGCCATTAATGATTATTTTAGCCTTGCTTATCAAGTTAACTATTGGCGAACAAGTGACGGTAAAGAGGTGGACTTTGTTTTGTATGGTGAAAAAGGGTTTTTTGCTTTTGAAATAAAGCGTTCTTCTAAAATTAATCGTTCTGATTTAAGTGGTTTAAAAGCGTTTAAAAAAGACTATCCCGAAGCAAAATGTTATGTGGTTTATGGTGGCCATGAACAAGAATATAAAGATAATTTTACATTACTGCCTTTGGCTTATGCTCTAGAGAATTTGGTTGATATATTAAATGAATAG
- a CDS encoding aminoglycoside resistance protein, whose product MQSKLRDSLLKIHGDKAQLWLDSLSNLLSLLSEKWQLSIESEFPHLNYNYILNVRLANDEPAILKCNVPNHELSTEILALKHFDGKAAIRLLKADEELGAVLLEQAVPGVRLNKLDNEDDATKIFALLMPSLHQPTNNKEGFPTVNHWFEGFKRHTHPFKGKKSPLDISLIDHASKVGNELLGSMGELVLLHGDLHHENILSATREPWLAIDPKGVIGERAYEVGAFMRNPISTLLTKKILSRRLDVLAELTGFDRKRLWGWSFSQAVLAAIWRSDDMGSGFEPFIECARHLKQITDW is encoded by the coding sequence ATGCAATCAAAGCTAAGAGACAGCTTACTAAAAATCCATGGCGACAAGGCTCAGCTTTGGCTTGATTCTTTATCTAACTTATTAAGCCTACTCTCAGAAAAATGGCAGCTCTCTATCGAATCAGAATTCCCGCACCTAAATTACAACTACATTTTAAATGTGCGCTTAGCCAATGACGAGCCTGCAATTTTAAAATGCAACGTACCGAATCATGAGTTAAGCACAGAGATCTTAGCCTTGAAGCATTTTGATGGTAAAGCTGCCATACGTTTGCTGAAAGCCGATGAAGAACTAGGCGCTGTCTTACTAGAACAGGCGGTGCCCGGAGTCCGCCTTAACAAACTAGACAATGAAGATGATGCCACAAAGATTTTTGCTCTGCTGATGCCAAGCTTGCACCAGCCGACAAACAACAAAGAGGGCTTTCCTACCGTAAACCATTGGTTTGAAGGGTTTAAGCGCCACACTCATCCATTCAAAGGCAAAAAAAGCCCATTGGATATTTCATTAATTGATCATGCTAGCAAAGTCGGTAACGAGTTGCTGGGCTCAATGGGCGAACTGGTTTTATTACACGGTGATTTACACCATGAAAACATCTTATCCGCAACACGCGAGCCCTGGCTGGCCATTGATCCCAAAGGTGTTATTGGTGAACGTGCGTATGAAGTAGGCGCGTTCATGCGAAACCCCATCTCGACCTTGCTCACCAAAAAAATATTATCAAGACGCTTGGACGTATTAGCTGAGCTCACAGGTTTTGACAGAAAGCGCCTATGGGGCTGGTCATTTTCTCAGGCCGTATTAGCCGCGATTTGGCGCTCAGACGATATGGGCAGCGGCTTTGAACCGTTCATCGAATGCGCGCGTCATTTAAAGCAGATCACTGATTGGTAG
- a CDS encoding carboxymuconolactone decarboxylase: protein MMRRKKMKTRLEAGYELFKQLHGAHAGDALVAATSDICPDFADMNAEIGFGMIFNRPNLDIKTRELIVISLCAALGDMPGQLCAHIEAALSCGATKDECVEAILQVSLYAGFARVSNALRVAKEVF from the coding sequence ATGATGAGGAGAAAGAAAATGAAAACACGTTTAGAAGCAGGTTATGAGCTGTTTAAACAATTACACGGTGCGCACGCAGGCGATGCCTTGGTCGCCGCGACCAGTGATATTTGCCCAGACTTTGCGGATATGAACGCTGAGATTGGTTTTGGGATGATTTTTAATCGCCCGAATTTGGATATTAAAACGCGCGAGTTGATTGTGATTTCGCTGTGCGCAGCTTTAGGTGATATGCCAGGGCAATTATGTGCACATATTGAAGCTGCGCTAAGCTGTGGTGCGACAAAAGATGAATGTGTGGAGGCTATCTTGCAGGTGAGCTTGTACGCCGGCTTTGCGCGAGTGAGCAATGCTCTGCGTGTGGCCAAGGAGGTGTTCTAA